The following coding sequences are from one Thermostaphylospora chromogena window:
- the rpmH gene encoding 50S ribosomal protein L34 gives MSKRTYQPNNRRRAKTHGFRLRMRTRAGRAIIAARRRKGRARLAV, from the coding sequence GTGAGCAAGCGTACTTACCAGCCGAACAACCGCCGCCGCGCGAAGACCCACGGTTTCCGGCTGCGCATGCGCACCCGCGCGGGCCGCGCGATCATCGCCGCCCGTCGCCGCAAGGGCCGCGCGAGGCTGGCGGTCTGA